The following proteins come from a genomic window of Pyxidicoccus sp. MSG2:
- a CDS encoding PqqD family protein → MVLPRAAAGVIVQQQQDAFFLMDTEGGEVFRVNETAARIFELCRSGSTLDDAVQALAGGRALRRRGMKSLRTCGVL, encoded by the coding sequence TTGGTCCTTCCACGAGCAGCGGCCGGTGTCATCGTCCAGCAGCAGCAGGATGCGTTCTTCCTCATGGATACCGAGGGCGGAGAGGTCTTCCGGGTGAATGAGACCGCCGCCCGCATCTTCGAGCTGTGCCGCAGTGGAAGCACGCTCGACGACGCGGTGCAGGCCCTCGCTGGCGGACGGGCGCTTCGGCGCCGCGGAATGAAATCGCTGAGGACGTGCGGAGTACTGTAA
- a CDS encoding 1,4-dihydroxy-2-naphthoyl-CoA synthase has product MVSAIFNPARWKPVEGFKFKDITFHRAVDQGTVRIAFNRPEVRNAFRPRTVDELSRALEATRFMTDVGCVLITGNGPSPKDGGWAFCSGGDQRIRGKDGYKYEGEEGESDPARLGRLHILEVQRQIRFLPKAVVAVVPGWAVGGGHSLHVVCDMTIASKEHAVFKQTDADVASFDGGYGSALLARQVGQKRAREIFFVGANYSAEEAHKMGMVNAVVPHAQLEDFALDWAAEINTKSPTAIKMLKYAFNLPDDGMVGQQLFAGEATRLAYGTDEAQEGRDAFVQKRKRDFKRFPWSY; this is encoded by the coding sequence ATGGTTTCGGCCATCTTCAACCCGGCGCGTTGGAAGCCCGTCGAGGGCTTCAAGTTCAAGGACATCACCTTCCACCGCGCGGTGGACCAGGGCACCGTCCGCATCGCCTTCAACCGGCCCGAGGTGCGCAATGCCTTCCGCCCCCGCACCGTGGATGAACTGTCCCGCGCGCTGGAGGCCACGCGCTTCATGACGGACGTGGGCTGCGTGCTCATCACCGGCAACGGCCCGTCGCCCAAGGACGGCGGCTGGGCGTTCTGCTCCGGGGGAGACCAGCGCATCCGCGGCAAGGACGGCTACAAGTACGAGGGCGAGGAGGGCGAGTCCGACCCGGCACGTCTGGGCCGTCTGCACATCCTCGAGGTGCAGCGGCAGATCCGCTTCCTGCCGAAGGCCGTCGTCGCCGTGGTGCCGGGCTGGGCGGTGGGCGGCGGGCACAGCCTCCACGTGGTCTGCGACATGACCATCGCGAGCAAGGAGCACGCCGTCTTCAAGCAGACCGACGCGGACGTGGCCAGCTTCGACGGCGGCTACGGCTCCGCGCTGCTGGCGCGGCAGGTGGGGCAGAAGCGCGCGCGGGAAATCTTCTTCGTCGGCGCCAACTACTCCGCGGAGGAGGCGCACAAGATGGGCATGGTGAACGCGGTGGTGCCGCACGCGCAGCTCGAGGACTTCGCGCTCGACTGGGCCGCGGAGATCAACACCAAGAGCCCTACCGCCATCAAGATGCTGAAGTACGCCTTCAACCTCCCCGATGACGGCATGGTGGGGCAGCAGCTCTTCGCCGGTGAGGCCACGCGCCTGGCCTACGGAACCGACGAAGCCCAGGAGGGCCGCGACGCCTTCGTCCAGAAGCGCAAGCGCGACTTCAAGCGCTTCCCCTGGTCTTACTGA
- the eutB gene encoding ethanolamine ammonia-lyase subunit EutB, which yields MAVESRFLLHRRTVLAAMLGGATASLLGCGKDSVTHPPPGPPPEGVYIPEVRAGEDVFAYVQRLKGGFDETLYKQVLGAANAFKEGDALVGVAAADDSSRKNARQLLENTRLVDLGAHPLREDQLHALLVESEDRVAASASQDWTLGRLKQFLLESGEADIHALVPGLGSDVIACVVKLMSDEELISIGRKVFNPLPGSQLGARGYLGARIQPNSPTDNVDDIRWQVFDGWAYAVGDVVLGCNPVSSSPESVAAIESALHELLVTFGLEAVLPHCVLAHIDVQAEVERQHPGTTGIWFQSIAGSDTANATFDISVEKMLGYAAGRTGQYGLYFETGQGADFTNGSGHGYDMVVHESRKYGFARALTQQVAKAQEGAGRAAAPWVHLNDVAGFIGPEVFRTREQLVRCCLEDIVMGKLHGLTIGLDVCSTLHMDVSLDDLDWCLERIMPANPAYLMGLPTKNDPMLGYLTTGFQDHVRLREKFGYKVEDRMWAFFQRLGVIDAQGRPTEHFGDPVWVYLQYLRAKGDTRPEPEIRAEAAQRLDEIRARGVPMAVGHGANAWDLEPALEREMRRVYADAKTSLWTELSEPFIAALPDAVRLVTKSKDRKEYILHPETGEQLDPASLDALRSLRVRHAGRYDVQVLVSDGLNALSIMDDGQLRPYLVALRDLLTQAGYTPAPEHLLLTSGRVRAGYRVGEALFGGLGDATKHRALIHLIGERPGTGHHTFSAYITAPPAAVWTQAGRVDHNITRVVSGIALTALTPSLAAPETVRLLQQLTT from the coding sequence ATGGCTGTCGAATCCCGGTTCCTGTTGCACCGGCGCACCGTGCTGGCCGCGATGCTGGGGGGCGCGACGGCGTCCCTCCTGGGCTGCGGAAAGGACTCCGTCACCCACCCTCCTCCGGGCCCGCCGCCCGAGGGCGTCTACATTCCCGAGGTCCGCGCCGGAGAGGACGTGTTCGCCTACGTCCAGCGCCTCAAGGGCGGCTTCGACGAGACGCTCTACAAACAGGTGCTGGGCGCCGCCAACGCCTTCAAGGAAGGCGACGCGCTGGTGGGCGTGGCCGCCGCGGATGACTCGTCCCGGAAGAATGCGCGCCAGCTCCTGGAGAACACGCGCCTGGTGGACCTGGGGGCCCACCCGCTGCGCGAGGACCAGTTGCACGCGCTGCTCGTGGAGTCGGAGGACCGGGTGGCCGCGTCCGCCTCGCAGGACTGGACGCTGGGCCGGCTGAAGCAGTTCCTGCTGGAGAGCGGCGAGGCGGACATCCACGCCCTCGTCCCCGGCCTGGGCAGCGACGTCATCGCCTGCGTCGTCAAGCTGATGAGTGACGAGGAGCTCATCTCCATCGGGCGCAAGGTGTTCAACCCGCTGCCGGGCAGCCAGCTCGGCGCGCGGGGCTACCTGGGCGCGCGCATCCAACCCAACTCACCCACCGACAACGTGGACGACATCCGCTGGCAGGTATTCGACGGCTGGGCCTACGCGGTGGGCGACGTGGTGCTCGGCTGCAACCCGGTGTCGTCCTCGCCGGAGTCGGTGGCCGCCATCGAGTCCGCGCTGCACGAGCTGCTCGTGACGTTCGGCCTGGAGGCGGTGCTGCCCCACTGCGTGCTGGCCCACATCGACGTGCAGGCGGAGGTGGAGCGCCAGCACCCCGGCACCACCGGCATCTGGTTCCAGAGCATCGCCGGCAGCGACACGGCCAATGCGACGTTCGACATCTCGGTGGAGAAGATGCTCGGGTACGCGGCCGGACGCACCGGCCAGTACGGCCTCTACTTCGAGACGGGCCAGGGCGCGGACTTCACCAACGGCTCCGGCCACGGCTACGACATGGTCGTCCACGAGTCGCGCAAGTACGGCTTCGCGCGCGCGCTGACGCAGCAGGTGGCGAAGGCCCAGGAGGGCGCGGGACGCGCCGCCGCCCCGTGGGTCCACCTCAACGACGTGGCGGGCTTCATCGGCCCGGAGGTGTTCCGCACCCGGGAGCAGCTCGTGCGCTGCTGCCTGGAGGACATCGTCATGGGCAAGCTGCACGGGCTGACCATTGGCCTGGACGTCTGCTCCACGCTCCACATGGACGTGTCGCTGGACGACCTGGACTGGTGCCTGGAGCGCATCATGCCGGCGAACCCGGCGTACCTGATGGGCCTGCCCACCAAGAACGACCCGATGCTGGGCTACCTCACCACCGGCTTCCAGGACCACGTCCGCCTGCGCGAGAAGTTCGGTTACAAGGTAGAGGACCGGATGTGGGCCTTCTTCCAGCGCCTGGGCGTCATCGACGCGCAGGGCCGGCCCACCGAGCACTTCGGCGACCCCGTCTGGGTCTACCTCCAGTACCTGCGCGCGAAGGGAGACACGCGGCCCGAGCCTGAAATCCGCGCGGAGGCCGCGCAGCGCCTGGACGAGATTCGCGCCCGCGGCGTGCCCATGGCCGTGGGCCACGGGGCGAACGCGTGGGATTTGGAGCCCGCGCTGGAGCGGGAGATGCGCCGCGTCTACGCCGACGCCAAGACGAGCCTGTGGACCGAGCTGTCCGAGCCCTTCATCGCCGCCCTGCCGGACGCCGTGCGGCTGGTGACGAAGTCGAAGGACCGCAAGGAATACATCCTCCATCCGGAGACGGGCGAGCAGCTCGACCCCGCGTCCCTGGACGCGCTGCGCTCGCTGCGCGTTCGCCATGCGGGCCGGTACGACGTGCAGGTCCTCGTGTCCGACGGGCTCAACGCGCTGTCCATCATGGATGACGGCCAGCTTCGGCCGTACCTCGTCGCACTGAGAGATCTGCTCACCCAGGCCGGCTACACACCCGCGCCGGAGCACCTGCTGCTCACCTCGGGCCGCGTGCGTGCGGGCTACCGCGTGGGCGAGGCGCTCTTCGGAGGACTGGGCGACGCGACGAAGCACCGCGCCCTCATCCACCTCATCGGCGAGCGCCCCGGCACCGGCCACCACACCTTCTCCGCCTACATCACCGCGCCCCCGGCGGCGGTCTGGACTCAAGCCGGCCGCGTGGACCACAACATCACCCGCGTGGTCTCCGGCATCGCCCTCACGGCCCTGACACCGTCCCTGGCCGCCCCGGAGACGGTGCGCCTGCTCCAGCAGCTCACGACATAG
- the nth gene encoding endonuclease III, with the protein MTPAQKVSVVLERLHETHPDARYELNWSTPFELLVATILAAQCTDERVNRVTATLFPKYPGPRALADADTAALEEDLKPTGFYKQKTKSVQAMSRALLEDFGGEVPRTVDELVTLPGVARKTANVVLNTAFDLPSGIIVDTHVARVSQRMGLTKHDKPDVIEEDLMKLVPREQWTFFGPATVLHGRYTCTAKKPKCEECVFKDICPRIGV; encoded by the coding sequence ATGACACCTGCCCAGAAAGTCTCCGTCGTCCTCGAGCGCCTCCATGAAACCCACCCGGATGCGCGCTACGAGCTCAACTGGTCCACGCCCTTCGAGCTGCTCGTCGCCACCATCCTCGCGGCGCAGTGCACGGACGAGCGCGTCAACCGCGTCACCGCCACCCTCTTCCCGAAGTACCCCGGCCCTCGCGCGCTCGCGGACGCGGACACCGCCGCGCTGGAGGAGGACCTGAAGCCCACCGGCTTCTACAAGCAGAAGACGAAGTCCGTGCAGGCCATGAGCCGCGCGCTGCTGGAGGACTTCGGCGGCGAGGTGCCGCGCACCGTGGACGAACTGGTGACGCTGCCCGGCGTGGCGCGCAAGACGGCGAACGTGGTCCTCAACACCGCGTTCGACCTGCCCTCGGGCATCATCGTCGACACGCACGTCGCCCGCGTCAGCCAGCGCATGGGGCTGACGAAGCACGACAAGCCCGACGTCATCGAAGAAGACCTGATGAAGCTGGTGCCCCGCGAGCAGTGGACCTTCTTCGGGCCCGCCACCGTGCTGCACGGCCGCTACACCTGCACCGCGAAGAAGCCGAAGTGCGAGGAGTGTGTCTTCAAGGACATCTGTCCGCGCATCGGCGTGTGA
- a CDS encoding DUF418 domain-containing protein, with protein sequence MTPAPSHVAAPGAEARPIDSSERLALLDTLRGFALCGVFISNVYMWFSGRAFVPREQMMAMMASASLLDTVTTQAFMLLVFGKFITIFSFLFGLGFAVQMGRAEERGASIAPLYSRRLGVMLMMGLTHLFLLWYGDILSTYAVLGFGLLVFRRRSDRTLLIGAALLAFVWPVIGTLIVKLPQLLAATPEAGAAIAKASGEHSAALKAQALAAFSGGSWLDVVRDGGRFYVLDFLPMILATMLATFGRFLLGLLAGRRRLFHDAPQHLGLFRRLLGWGLVAGVVGSGAGLVLQQLMLRKILTPESLPTWVPFAMAPLRHLGELGFASVYVSGITLLFQRAAWQRLLGVLAPVGRMALTNYLSQTVMSVLFFYGYGLGQITKPGPAACFGLCLAVFAVQVVWSHLWLSRFRFGPAEWMWRSLTYGKAQPMRRDDVAGRRATVPA encoded by the coding sequence ATGACCCCTGCCCCTTCCCACGTCGCGGCACCTGGCGCCGAGGCCCGCCCGATTGACTCCAGCGAGCGGCTGGCGCTCCTCGACACGCTGCGCGGCTTCGCGCTCTGCGGCGTGTTCATCTCCAACGTCTACATGTGGTTCAGCGGCAGGGCGTTCGTCCCGCGCGAGCAGATGATGGCGATGATGGCGAGCGCCTCGCTGCTGGACACCGTCACCACGCAGGCCTTCATGCTGCTGGTGTTCGGGAAGTTCATCACCATCTTCTCCTTCCTCTTCGGCCTGGGCTTCGCGGTGCAAATGGGCCGGGCCGAGGAGCGCGGCGCCTCCATCGCCCCGCTCTACTCGCGGCGCCTGGGGGTGATGCTGATGATGGGGCTCACCCACCTGTTCCTGCTCTGGTACGGCGACATCCTCAGCACGTACGCGGTGCTGGGCTTCGGGCTGCTGGTGTTCCGGCGGCGCTCGGACCGGACGCTGCTCATCGGCGCCGCGCTGCTGGCCTTCGTGTGGCCCGTCATCGGCACGCTCATCGTCAAGCTGCCGCAGCTGCTCGCCGCCACGCCGGAGGCCGGGGCCGCCATCGCGAAGGCGTCAGGAGAGCACTCCGCGGCCCTCAAGGCGCAGGCCCTGGCGGCCTTCTCGGGCGGGAGCTGGCTGGACGTGGTGCGGGATGGCGGCCGCTTCTACGTGCTCGACTTCCTGCCGATGATTCTCGCCACCATGCTCGCCACGTTCGGCCGCTTCCTCCTGGGCCTGCTGGCGGGGCGGCGCCGGCTCTTCCACGACGCGCCCCAGCACCTGGGCCTGTTCCGCCGGCTGCTCGGGTGGGGGCTGGTGGCCGGGGTGGTGGGCAGCGGCGCCGGGCTGGTGCTGCAGCAACTGATGCTCCGCAAGATTCTCACCCCGGAGTCGCTGCCCACGTGGGTGCCCTTCGCCATGGCGCCCCTGCGGCACCTGGGCGAGCTGGGCTTCGCGAGCGTCTACGTGTCGGGCATCACCCTGCTCTTCCAGCGCGCCGCATGGCAGCGGCTGCTCGGGGTGCTCGCGCCAGTGGGCCGCATGGCGCTGACCAACTACCTGTCGCAGACGGTGATGAGCGTACTGTTCTTCTACGGGTACGGCCTGGGGCAGATAACGAAGCCAGGCCCGGCCGCGTGCTTCGGGCTGTGCCTGGCCGTCTTCGCCGTCCAGGTGGTGTGGAGCCACCTCTGGCTGTCGCGCTTCCGCTTCGGCCCCGCGGAGTGGATGTGGCGCTCGCTCACGTACGGCAAGGCGCAGCCGATGCGCCGTGACGACGTCGCGGGCCGCCGCGCCACCGTGCCCGCGTAG
- a CDS encoding spore photoproduct lyase family protein, translating to MSNLDLFAPPPPPTGPGALDSLLKVSRIYLEPGVEEHLRGREILARFPDAERVEVASHQNIPGLFGNEGNAEAWNRIKGSTLVLGVKKTMSFTPNGRSCDFIPPSTANGCVMSCAYCYVPRHKGYANPVTVFVNIDRILASIRRHAQRLGPKTEGNSVDPRYWAYDIGCNSDCAADAALSNNVRDLVRLFTTLPNAMGTFATKLVNRELLDYAPKGKTRIRFSLMPHAKAKLLDVRTSPISERIAAINDFVAAGYEVHLNFSPVVVYDGWQTEYDALFQQVDDVLSPEAKAQLAAEVIFLTHHAGLHEVNLRWHPRAEALLWTPGTQEAKVSQGGGANVRYRTGLKGRLVAELEELLARRMPYCRVRYAF from the coding sequence GTGTCGAACCTCGACCTGTTCGCCCCTCCCCCTCCCCCCACGGGCCCGGGTGCGCTGGACTCGCTGCTGAAGGTGTCCCGCATCTACCTGGAGCCGGGCGTGGAGGAGCACCTTCGCGGCAGGGAAATCCTCGCGCGCTTCCCGGACGCGGAGCGGGTGGAGGTGGCGTCGCACCAGAACATCCCCGGCCTGTTCGGCAACGAGGGCAACGCCGAGGCCTGGAACCGCATCAAGGGCAGCACCCTGGTGCTGGGCGTGAAGAAGACGATGTCCTTCACCCCCAACGGGCGCAGCTGCGACTTCATCCCGCCGTCCACCGCCAACGGCTGCGTCATGAGCTGCGCGTACTGCTACGTGCCGCGCCACAAGGGCTACGCCAACCCCGTCACCGTCTTCGTCAACATCGACCGGATCCTCGCCTCCATCCGCCGGCACGCACAGCGGCTGGGGCCGAAGACGGAAGGCAACAGCGTGGACCCGCGCTACTGGGCCTATGACATCGGCTGCAACAGCGACTGCGCCGCGGACGCGGCCCTGAGCAACAACGTGAGGGACCTGGTCCGCCTCTTCACCACGCTGCCCAACGCGATGGGCACCTTCGCCACCAAGCTCGTCAACCGCGAGCTGCTGGACTACGCGCCGAAGGGCAAGACGCGCATCCGCTTCAGCCTCATGCCACACGCGAAGGCGAAGCTGCTGGACGTGCGCACCAGCCCCATCTCCGAGCGCATCGCCGCCATCAACGACTTCGTGGCCGCTGGCTACGAGGTCCACCTCAACTTCTCCCCCGTCGTCGTCTACGACGGCTGGCAGACCGAGTACGACGCGCTCTTCCAGCAGGTGGACGACGTGCTCTCCCCCGAGGCGAAGGCCCAGCTCGCCGCCGAGGTCATCTTCCTCACCCACCACGCGGGCCTCCACGAGGTGAACCTGCGCTGGCACCCCAGGGCCGAGGCCTTGCTCTGGACGCCCGGGACGCAGGAGGCCAAGGTGTCCCAGGGCGGCGGCGCCAACGTGCGCTACCGCACCGGGCTGAAGGGACGCCTGGTGGCCGAGCTCGAGGAGCTGCTGGCCCGCCGCATGCCCTACTGCCGGGTGAGATACGCGTTCTGA
- the xdhC gene encoding xanthine dehydrogenase accessory protein XdhC yields MWDWVRQLAEWSREDAPFAVATVTACQGSTPAEPGAKLLVRADGTFHGTVGGGHLEQLVLADARACLEKGEARSYRYPLGAKLGQCCGGVVDVFVELVNHGPRLYLFGAGHVGQALCRTLEGTPFQVHLVDERPEWLQGERIPASVVRHDEPWDAFAARASWDARRTYVAVMTHRHDLDQDIIAFAVERPARYLGLIGSRTKWARFRQRLEARGVPTRNIDRVHCPMGVEIGGKSPQEVAVSIAAGLLQVHHGLSVDTRSEASLPEQPRVRGVSSGE; encoded by the coding sequence ATGTGGGATTGGGTCCGCCAACTGGCGGAGTGGTCTCGTGAAGATGCGCCCTTCGCCGTCGCGACGGTGACTGCGTGCCAGGGCAGTACCCCCGCCGAGCCCGGCGCGAAGCTGCTCGTGCGCGCGGACGGGACGTTCCACGGCACCGTGGGCGGCGGCCACCTGGAGCAACTGGTGCTCGCGGACGCGCGCGCCTGCCTGGAGAAGGGCGAGGCCCGCTCCTACCGCTACCCGCTGGGCGCGAAGCTGGGCCAGTGCTGCGGCGGCGTGGTGGACGTCTTCGTGGAGCTGGTGAATCACGGCCCGCGCCTCTACCTCTTCGGCGCCGGCCACGTGGGCCAGGCGCTGTGCCGCACGCTGGAGGGCACGCCCTTCCAGGTCCACCTCGTGGACGAGCGCCCCGAGTGGCTGCAAGGCGAGCGAATCCCCGCGTCGGTGGTGCGCCACGACGAGCCGTGGGACGCGTTCGCCGCCCGCGCCTCGTGGGACGCGCGCCGCACGTACGTGGCGGTGATGACGCACCGGCACGACCTGGACCAGGACATCATCGCCTTCGCGGTGGAGCGGCCGGCGCGCTACCTGGGACTCATCGGCAGCCGCACGAAGTGGGCCCGCTTCCGCCAGCGGCTGGAGGCCCGGGGCGTGCCCACGCGGAACATCGACCGGGTGCACTGCCCCATGGGCGTGGAGATTGGCGGCAAGTCGCCACAGGAAGTGGCGGTGAGCATCGCCGCCGGCCTGCTCCAGGTGCACCACGGCCTCAGCGTTGACACACGCTCCGAAGCATCGCTTCCGGAGCAGCCCCGCGTACGCGGGGTATCGTCTGGAGAATGA